Proteins encoded together in one Bradyrhizobium sp. PSBB068 window:
- a CDS encoding efflux RND transporter permease subunit, which translates to MDRLVALAVNRRYLMVAMFIAVFIGGLFAFQHLNIEAYPDPTPPMVDIVTQSPGLSAEEIERYITIPIETQVAGIKNLKTIRTISLYGLSDVKLQFSFDYTYDEAQQQVLNRLSQLAPLPGNVQPGISPLSPIGEIFRYRLKGPPNYSVLDLKTLQDWVLQRRFRAVPGVIDVTGWGGKTKTYEIQVDFNKLVANGLTLPQVLQAVSNANINVGGNTVNIGTQSAVVRGVGLIRSIDDLANTMISQSGGNPVLVRDIAHVTIGEKPRLGIAGIDSDDDIVQGIVLMRRGEQSSPTIARVEQLVNQINNSSILPPGVKIERIYDRKDLIELTTHTVLHNMVVGILLIVLLQWIFLGDLRSALIVGATIPFALFFAVIILVLRGESANLLSVGAIDFGLIVDATVIMVEAIFRRLSQTTALSDAEQAHISDDTVMGMKSHAILSASADVSRSIFFAAAIIIAAFLPLFTLSGVEGNIFGPMARTYAYALAGGLLATFTVTPALSAIILPAHIHETETWIVKKLDAIYLPVLNWAIANRKIVMTGAAALVVTTIVFARFLGLEFLPKLEEGNLWIRATLPPTISLQEGNAYVNEMRKLIRSRPEVVSVVSQHGRPDDGTDAAGLFNAEFFAPLKPAGDWPDTHDKDVLTAQLLAQLQEKFPGVEFNFSQYLQDNVSEAVSGVKGENSIKLYGNDLQALTDTANKIKSVLATVQGVTDLAVFTSLGQPTIQIDVDRVRAARYGLAPGDINATIKVAVGGDAAGDLYESGSDRHFPIIVRLAPEYRKSAEAIQNLRIGVANANGGITQIPLSEVASINLISGAAYIYREQQERYLPIKFSVRERDLGSAIREAQQKVEQQVQLPPGSRVEWVGEFGNLQDAIKRLSIVVPISLALIAVLLFFNFGSMVDTMLAMSVIPMAIFGGVLGLLISGIPFSVSAAIGFIALFGIAVMDGIIILSQFNQLIDEGYDRMRAVIRTGELQLRPVLMTCVVAGVGLLPAAVSEGIGSQVQKPLAIVVVTGMMVAPLVILITLPVLISYFSRRPKDNVR; encoded by the coding sequence ATGGATCGCCTCGTCGCCCTTGCCGTCAATCGCCGCTACTTGATGGTGGCCATGTTCATCGCCGTCTTCATCGGCGGCCTGTTCGCGTTCCAGCATCTCAATATCGAGGCCTATCCCGATCCGACCCCGCCGATGGTCGACATCGTGACCCAGAGCCCGGGCCTCTCCGCCGAGGAGATCGAGCGCTACATCACGATCCCGATCGAGACCCAGGTCGCCGGCATCAAGAACCTCAAGACCATCCGCACCATCTCGCTGTACGGCCTGTCCGACGTCAAGCTGCAGTTCTCCTTCGACTACACCTATGACGAGGCGCAGCAGCAGGTGCTCAATCGCCTGTCGCAGCTCGCGCCGCTGCCCGGCAACGTGCAGCCCGGCATCTCGCCGCTCAGCCCGATCGGTGAAATCTTCCGCTACCGGCTGAAGGGGCCGCCGAACTACAGCGTGCTCGACCTCAAGACATTGCAGGACTGGGTCCTGCAGCGCCGCTTCCGCGCGGTGCCCGGTGTGATCGACGTCACCGGCTGGGGCGGCAAGACCAAGACCTATGAGATCCAGGTCGACTTCAACAAACTGGTCGCCAACGGCCTGACGCTGCCGCAGGTGCTGCAGGCGGTCTCCAACGCCAACATCAATGTCGGCGGCAACACCGTGAACATCGGCACGCAGTCTGCCGTGGTGCGCGGCGTCGGCCTGATCCGCTCGATCGACGACCTTGCCAACACCATGATCTCGCAGTCCGGCGGCAACCCGGTGCTGGTTCGCGACATCGCTCATGTCACGATCGGCGAGAAGCCGCGGCTCGGTATCGCCGGCATCGACAGTGACGACGACATCGTACAGGGCATCGTGCTGATGCGCCGCGGCGAGCAGAGCTCGCCGACCATTGCGCGCGTCGAGCAGCTGGTCAACCAGATCAACAATTCCTCGATCCTGCCGCCTGGCGTGAAGATCGAGCGCATCTACGACCGCAAGGACCTGATCGAGCTCACCACCCACACCGTGCTGCACAACATGGTGGTCGGCATTCTCCTGATCGTGCTGTTGCAGTGGATATTCCTCGGCGACCTCCGCAGCGCGCTGATCGTCGGCGCGACCATACCGTTTGCGCTGTTCTTCGCCGTGATCATCCTGGTGCTGCGCGGCGAATCCGCCAATCTGCTGTCGGTCGGCGCGATCGATTTCGGCTTGATCGTCGATGCCACCGTGATCATGGTGGAAGCGATCTTCCGCCGGCTGTCGCAGACCACGGCGCTGTCCGACGCCGAGCAGGCGCACATCTCCGACGATACGGTCATGGGGATGAAGAGCCACGCGATCCTGTCGGCTTCCGCCGACGTGTCACGGTCGATCTTCTTTGCCGCCGCGATCATCATCGCCGCGTTTCTGCCGCTGTTCACGCTGAGCGGCGTCGAAGGCAACATCTTCGGCCCGATGGCGCGTACCTATGCCTACGCGCTGGCCGGCGGTCTGCTGGCAACGTTCACCGTAACCCCGGCGCTGAGCGCCATCATCCTGCCGGCGCATATCCACGAGACCGAGACCTGGATCGTCAAGAAGCTCGATGCGATCTACCTGCCGGTGCTGAACTGGGCGATTGCCAACCGCAAGATCGTGATGACCGGTGCGGCCGCCCTCGTGGTCACGACCATCGTCTTCGCCCGCTTCCTGGGTCTCGAATTCCTGCCCAAGCTGGAAGAGGGCAATCTGTGGATCCGCGCCACGCTGCCGCCGACGATCTCGCTGCAGGAAGGCAACGCCTACGTCAACGAGATGCGGAAACTGATCCGCAGCCGTCCCGAGGTGGTGTCGGTGGTGTCGCAGCATGGCCGTCCCGACGACGGCACCGACGCGGCCGGCCTGTTCAACGCTGAATTCTTCGCGCCGCTGAAGCCTGCCGGCGACTGGCCCGACACCCATGACAAGGATGTGCTGACCGCGCAATTGCTGGCGCAGCTGCAGGAGAAATTTCCGGGCGTCGAGTTCAATTTCTCGCAATATCTGCAGGACAACGTCTCGGAGGCGGTGTCCGGCGTGAAGGGCGAGAACTCGATCAAGCTCTACGGCAACGATCTGCAGGCGCTGACCGACACCGCCAACAAGATCAAGTCCGTGCTGGCGACCGTGCAGGGCGTCACCGACCTTGCGGTATTCACCTCGCTCGGCCAGCCGACGATCCAGATCGACGTCGATCGCGTGCGTGCCGCGCGCTATGGCCTCGCGCCGGGTGACATCAACGCCACCATCAAGGTCGCGGTCGGCGGCGATGCCGCCGGTGACCTCTATGAGTCCGGCAGCGACCGGCACTTCCCGATCATCGTCCGGCTCGCGCCGGAATATCGCAAGAGCGCGGAGGCGATCCAGAATTTGCGGATCGGGGTGGCGAACGCCAATGGCGGCATCACGCAGATCCCGCTCAGCGAAGTGGCCTCGATCAACCTGATCTCCGGCGCGGCCTATATCTACCGCGAGCAGCAGGAGCGTTATCTGCCGATCAAGTTCTCGGTACGCGAGCGCGATCTCGGCAGTGCGATCCGCGAGGCGCAGCAGAAGGTCGAGCAGCAGGTCCAGTTGCCGCCGGGGTCCCGCGTCGAGTGGGTCGGTGAGTTCGGCAATCTGCAGGATGCGATCAAGCGGCTGTCGATCGTGGTGCCGATCAGCCTCGCGCTGATCGCCGTGCTGCTGTTCTTCAATTTCGGCTCGATGGTCGACACCATGCTCGCGATGAGCGTGATTCCGATGGCGATCTTCGGCGGCGTGCTCGGGCTGCTGATCTCGGGCATCCCGTTCAGCGTCTCGGCGGCGATCGGCTTCATCGCGCTGTTCGGCATCGCCGTGATGGACGGCATCATCATCCTGTCGCAGTTCAACCAGCTGATCGACGAGGGCTATGATCGGATGCGCGCGGTGATCCGAACCGGCGAGTTGCAGCTTCGCCCCGTCCTGATGACCTGCGTGGTCGCGGGCGTCGGCCTGCTGCCGGCGGCGGTGTCGGAGGGCATCGGCTCGCAGGTGCAGAAGCCGCTCGCCATCGTCGTCGTCACCGGCATGATGGTGGCGCCGCTGGTGATCCTGATCACGCTGCCGGTGCTGATCTCCTACTTCTCGCGCCGGCCGAAGGACAACGTCAGGTGA
- a CDS encoding efflux RND transporter periplasmic adaptor subunit, with the protein MLRDIPKKVQSLSRPRLLVAAAVLMAACAGAYGYTRFGTEKQRPSEVSSQSRKGGTRYTPSAAEWASLTFQTVTEHTFRSELVTEGKIGIDEDRSTPVYSPYTGRVTRLLVRPGDAVVKGQPLYVIEAADTVQAQNDYVAAMTGLNKAQSALDLAQIQEKRAKDLSEGKAIPLKDYQQAQAALVQAQNDARSAQTLLEAAQNKLHILGFGDDDITTLQQKGRLNPETTVFAPIGGTVVQRKAGPGQYVSTGASDPVYVIGDLSTVWLIAFVRESDADNVAVGQDLSFSVMALPGKVLNARVNYVAAAIDATSRRLLARATIDNTDKRLKPEMFANVTLYSKGDHPAVGVPKQALIYEGDQVRVWVARAEDKTIELRQIKPGLINGDLVEVAGNLKPGEQIVTKGSLFIDRAASGT; encoded by the coding sequence ATGCTGAGAGACATTCCCAAAAAAGTGCAGAGCCTCAGCCGCCCACGCCTGCTCGTGGCCGCTGCGGTGCTGATGGCGGCCTGCGCGGGCGCCTATGGCTACACGCGTTTCGGAACGGAAAAGCAGAGGCCTTCTGAGGTCTCCAGCCAGTCCCGCAAGGGCGGCACGCGCTATACGCCGTCGGCGGCCGAGTGGGCCAGCCTGACCTTCCAGACCGTCACCGAGCACACGTTCCGTTCCGAACTGGTGACCGAGGGCAAGATCGGGATCGATGAGGATCGCTCCACCCCGGTCTACTCGCCCTATACCGGACGCGTCACCCGCCTTTTGGTGCGGCCGGGCGATGCCGTGGTGAAGGGGCAGCCGCTGTACGTGATCGAAGCGGCCGACACCGTGCAGGCGCAGAACGACTATGTCGCTGCGATGACGGGCCTCAACAAGGCGCAGTCGGCGCTCGACCTGGCCCAGATCCAGGAGAAGCGCGCCAAGGATTTGTCCGAGGGCAAGGCGATCCCGCTGAAGGATTATCAGCAGGCGCAGGCGGCGCTGGTGCAGGCGCAGAACGATGCGCGCTCGGCGCAGACGTTGCTGGAAGCCGCGCAGAACAAGCTGCACATCCTCGGCTTCGGCGATGACGACATCACGACGCTGCAACAGAAGGGGCGCCTCAATCCGGAAACGACGGTGTTCGCGCCGATCGGCGGCACCGTGGTTCAGCGCAAGGCCGGCCCCGGCCAGTATGTCTCGACCGGTGCCAGCGACCCGGTCTACGTGATCGGCGACCTCTCGACGGTCTGGCTGATCGCCTTCGTCCGCGAATCCGACGCCGACAACGTCGCGGTCGGGCAGGACCTCAGCTTCAGCGTGATGGCGCTGCCGGGCAAGGTGCTGAACGCCCGCGTCAACTATGTCGCCGCCGCGATCGACGCGACCTCGCGCCGGCTCCTGGCCCGCGCCACCATCGACAATACCGACAAGCGGCTGAAGCCTGAGATGTTCGCCAATGTGACGCTGTATTCGAAGGGCGACCATCCGGCGGTCGGCGTGCCGAAACAGGCGCTGATCTACGAAGGCGATCAGGTTCGGGTCTGGGTCGCGCGCGCCGAGGACAAGACCATCGAACTGCGCCAGATCAAGCCCGGTCTCATCAATGGCGACCTCGTCGAGGTGGCCGGCAATCTCAAGCCGGGCGAGCAGATCGTGACGAAGGGAAGCCTCTTCATCGACCGCGCCGCGTCCGGCACCTAG